In the genome of Nitrospira japonica, one region contains:
- a CDS encoding ABC transporter ATP-binding protein, whose product MIDIAHVSMRLTAGGRPVDILHDVTLEIPTKQMVAIVGPSGSGKSTLLGLMAGLDRPTSGTIRLNGLDITRMKEAELARYRRAQIGYIFQSFHLIPTLTALENVLVPLELAGTSDAGARAAELLSAVGLGDRVHHYPVQLSGGEQQRVAVARAYACRPAALLADEPTGNLDSATGRHVMDLLLALQRDHGTTLVLVTHDASIASSMQRVITLRDGRVESDEIVAR is encoded by the coding sequence ATGATCGACATTGCTCACGTGTCTATGCGGCTGACGGCCGGAGGAAGACCGGTCGATATTCTTCACGATGTGACGTTGGAGATTCCGACCAAGCAGATGGTAGCCATCGTCGGACCGTCGGGGAGTGGAAAATCGACGTTGCTGGGGCTTATGGCGGGATTGGACCGGCCGACTTCGGGAACGATCCGGCTCAATGGTCTGGACATCACCCGTATGAAAGAGGCGGAGCTGGCGAGATACCGACGGGCGCAGATCGGCTATATCTTTCAGTCCTTTCACCTGATCCCCACGTTGACGGCGTTGGAAAACGTGCTAGTGCCCTTGGAGTTGGCCGGCACATCCGATGCCGGGGCGCGCGCAGCGGAGTTGTTGTCCGCCGTCGGTCTTGGCGATCGAGTCCATCATTACCCCGTGCAGTTATCGGGCGGGGAGCAGCAACGGGTGGCCGTGGCCAGGGCGTATGCCTGTCGGCCGGCCGCGCTGTTGGCGGACGAACCGACCGGCAATTTGGATTCGGCGACCGGACGGCACGTCATGGACCTGCTGCTCGCGCTCCAGCGGGACCATGGGACCACCCTGGTCCTGGTCACGCACGACGCGTCCATTGCCTCCTCCATGCAGCGCGTCATCACGTTGCGCGACGGACGAGTGGAGTCGGATGAAATCGTCGCCCGATGA
- a CDS encoding ABC transporter permease — protein sequence MFELRMAWRETRGAWWHFVYFFVCIAVGVGALVAVGLFADHVNRAVTKEARGLLGGDIEIRSSHRLTDGGERVLADLAGRRIATTRVSELVAMAVSPSATGAGSQTTQIVELKAVEAAYPFYGTLKLEPEQPLDRLLHPDRETCRHPACFGAVVQETLLFRMGLGVGDQMKIGQARFLITGVVRLEPDRMANAFSLGPRVIISRQGLEAADLIKRGSRVRERHLLKVPEGVALEPLRADLKTRLKSESVRVTGYRDAQPQLKQFLAQLSRYLGLIGLTALFIGGVGVAMSIRAFIREKLKTIAILKSLGADSAAVVRIYLLQALGLGMLGSLAGMATGYVLQVVLPPLLTNAVASEVLEQLGVSTGLSVSSIVPLVKGGLLGLLATVLFAAWPLLSIREIKPAVILRQDIDATPATERSVRATGIVRWMRRERLNVFTAAALGAGLGGLAIWQAGSWQIGLLFIGGLTLAVAVLFLAAKCALHWLARLPRFRSVCLRYAVGNVTRPGGDSAGMLMAIGLSVTIIVTVSLIEKALIREVGEARPNDAPTFFFIDIQPDQTEGFVRLVEGRAGGAKLELTPLIRSRLHRVAGETVAAEEAQEQDEDRDETKEERRRQWYATREYALTYLERLPKGNEVVRGQWWTAGQSFPKPLVSVEEEAAKAMGLDIGSTLEFDIQGTTVAAEVASVRKVDWGTFSTNFYMILSPGSLDGAPLTYVGTIHVAPAEEIPLQQAVVTAFPNVSAIHVGDVLENFGRVLDRLSLAIRAVALFCLVSGALVMAAALATTRYRRLYEAVILKALGATRALLAGTFAVEYLLLGLIGGAVAAWLSSALSWLVLTYVFELPWRLHWGVLLLGVLLTMALTLSVGFLATFRILGERPLSILRHE from the coding sequence ATGTTTGAACTCCGAATGGCTTGGCGGGAGACTCGCGGGGCCTGGTGGCATTTCGTCTATTTTTTCGTTTGCATCGCAGTCGGGGTCGGGGCCCTGGTCGCGGTCGGACTCTTTGCCGACCATGTGAATCGCGCGGTCACCAAGGAGGCCCGGGGACTTCTCGGTGGCGACATCGAAATCCGGTCGTCTCATCGGCTCACGGACGGCGGAGAGCGAGTGCTGGCCGACTTGGCGGGACGACGGATCGCGACCACACGCGTCAGTGAATTGGTGGCCATGGCCGTCAGTCCGTCCGCCACCGGAGCGGGGTCGCAGACGACTCAAATCGTCGAACTGAAGGCCGTCGAAGCAGCCTATCCGTTTTACGGCACGTTGAAACTGGAGCCGGAACAGCCGTTGGACCGACTGCTCCATCCGGACCGGGAAACCTGCCGTCATCCGGCCTGTTTCGGTGCGGTCGTGCAGGAGACGCTGCTGTTCCGCATGGGGCTCGGCGTGGGTGACCAGATGAAGATCGGGCAAGCCCGGTTCCTGATTACCGGCGTCGTGCGCCTTGAACCGGATCGTATGGCGAATGCGTTCAGCCTCGGTCCGCGGGTCATCATTTCCCGTCAGGGGTTGGAGGCCGCAGACCTGATCAAGCGGGGAAGCCGCGTGCGCGAACGTCATCTGCTGAAAGTGCCCGAGGGAGTCGCGCTGGAGCCGTTGCGCGCCGATTTGAAGACGCGTCTCAAGAGCGAGTCCGTGCGGGTCACCGGTTACCGCGATGCCCAACCTCAACTCAAACAGTTTCTTGCCCAGTTGTCACGATACCTAGGGCTCATCGGCCTGACCGCACTGTTCATCGGCGGAGTGGGCGTCGCGATGTCCATTCGAGCCTTCATTCGTGAAAAACTCAAGACCATCGCGATCCTCAAGTCCCTCGGCGCCGATTCCGCCGCTGTCGTGAGGATCTATCTCCTGCAGGCGCTGGGGTTGGGGATGCTCGGGAGCCTCGCAGGCATGGCGACCGGGTACGTGCTGCAGGTCGTGCTCCCGCCCCTATTGACGAATGCCGTGGCATCCGAGGTGCTTGAGCAACTCGGCGTATCTACCGGACTGTCGGTTTCGTCGATCGTGCCCCTGGTTAAGGGAGGGCTGCTGGGGTTGCTGGCCACGGTACTGTTTGCAGCGTGGCCGCTGCTGAGTATCAGGGAAATCAAGCCGGCGGTCATTCTGCGACAGGACATTGACGCAACGCCGGCTACGGAACGATCAGTTCGGGCGACCGGCATCGTCCGCTGGATGAGGCGGGAGCGTCTGAATGTATTCACCGCCGCGGCGTTGGGGGCGGGCCTGGGAGGCCTTGCGATCTGGCAAGCCGGAAGTTGGCAAATCGGTCTCCTGTTCATCGGCGGATTGACTCTGGCCGTAGCGGTCCTGTTCCTGGCGGCGAAATGTGCGCTTCACTGGCTGGCACGGTTGCCCCGGTTTCGCTCGGTGTGCCTGCGCTATGCCGTTGGGAACGTTACGCGGCCGGGGGGCGACAGTGCTGGAATGCTCATGGCCATCGGCCTGAGCGTGACGATCATCGTCACGGTGTCGCTCATCGAGAAGGCGTTGATTCGCGAAGTGGGAGAAGCCAGGCCGAACGATGCCCCGACGTTCTTTTTCATCGACATCCAGCCGGACCAGACGGAAGGATTCGTGCGACTCGTCGAAGGGCGCGCAGGCGGCGCCAAGCTGGAACTGACTCCGCTGATCCGGTCCCGGCTTCATCGCGTCGCCGGAGAGACGGTCGCGGCCGAGGAGGCGCAGGAGCAAGACGAGGATCGAGATGAAACCAAGGAGGAGCGGAGAAGGCAATGGTACGCGACGCGTGAGTATGCGCTGACCTACTTGGAGCGATTGCCGAAGGGCAACGAGGTCGTTCGAGGCCAATGGTGGACTGCGGGACAGAGCTTTCCCAAGCCCTTGGTGTCCGTCGAAGAGGAGGCGGCCAAAGCGATGGGATTGGACATTGGCTCGACGCTGGAGTTCGATATTCAGGGCACGACGGTCGCCGCCGAAGTCGCCAGCGTTCGAAAGGTGGATTGGGGAACCTTCTCGACGAATTTCTACATGATCCTGTCGCCGGGGTCGTTGGACGGAGCGCCGTTGACGTATGTCGGCACCATCCACGTGGCCCCGGCGGAGGAAATTCCGTTGCAACAGGCGGTAGTGACGGCCTTCCCCAACGTAAGCGCGATCCACGTCGGCGATGTGCTGGAGAATTTCGGCCGCGTATTGGACCGGCTGTCGCTGGCGATCCGAGCCGTGGCGTTGTTCTGCCTGGTCTCGGGCGCGCTGGTGATGGCCGCGGCGCTGGCGACGACCAGATACCGGCGGCTCTACGAAGCGGTGATTCTCAAGGCGCTGGGCGCGACGAGGGCGTTGCTCGCCGGCACGTTCGCCGTCGAATATCTTCTGCTCGGATTGATCGGCGGAGCGGTCGCGGCCTGGCTGTCGAGCGCCTTGTCGTGGCTGGTTTTGACGTATGTGTTCGAGTTGCCCTGGCGTCTGCATTGGGGCGTGCTGCTTCTGGGTGTTCTTCTCACCATGGCGCTGACCTTGAGCGTCGGCTTCCTCGCCACTTTTCGCATCTTGGGGGAGCGACCGCTATCCATCCTGCGGCACGAGTAA
- a CDS encoding VOC family protein — MIKSIAFTMYPAQDLARARDFYERLLGLRPSRDFGGAWIEYDLGGGTFAMSTMAEGVTPSADAGGSIAFEVADVDGLVARLRDQGVRIKVAPFTTPVCRMAVILDSEGNALTLHQATTN; from the coding sequence ATGATCAAGTCCATCGCATTCACGATGTATCCGGCCCAGGATCTGGCCCGGGCTCGTGACTTCTACGAGCGTCTTTTGGGGCTTCGTCCGTCGCGTGATTTCGGAGGAGCCTGGATCGAATATGATCTGGGAGGCGGCACGTTCGCGATGTCGACCATGGCCGAAGGCGTGACCCCAAGCGCCGATGCAGGAGGGAGCATCGCGTTCGAAGTGGCTGACGTGGACGGACTCGTCGCCCGGCTCAGGGACCAAGGCGTCCGCATCAAAGTTGCGCCGTTCACGACCCCCGTCTGTCGCATGGCGGTCATTCTGGACTCCGAAGGCAACGCGCTGACGCTTCATCAGGCGACGACGAACTGA